The following are encoded in a window of Providencia rettgeri genomic DNA:
- the pflA gene encoding pyruvate formate lyase 1-activating protein, producing MSANIITTTEITKTDTPATLGRIHSFESCGTVDGPGIRFIVFFQGCLMRCLYCHNRDTWDTHGGNIVTVDELMKEAVTYRHFMNATGGGVTASGGEAILQAEFVRDWFRACKKENIHTCLDTNGFVRRYDPVIDELMDVTDLVMLDLKQINDEIHQKLVGVSNQRTLEFAQYLAKRNQKTWVRYVVVPGWSDDDHSVHLLGEFTKDMDNIEKIELLPYHELGKHKWETMGEEYKLDGVKPPSKEVMERVKNILESYGHKVMY from the coding sequence ATGTCTGCCAATATAATCACAACAACTGAAATCACGAAAACGGACACTCCTGCGACCCTTGGTCGTATTCATTCATTTGAATCTTGCGGCACCGTAGATGGACCGGGAATTCGCTTTATCGTTTTTTTCCAAGGCTGCTTAATGCGTTGCCTGTATTGCCACAATCGCGATACTTGGGATACCCATGGTGGCAATATTGTTACCGTCGATGAATTAATGAAAGAGGCGGTCACCTATCGCCACTTTATGAATGCAACTGGCGGTGGTGTCACTGCTTCCGGTGGTGAGGCCATTTTACAAGCAGAGTTCGTACGGGATTGGTTCCGAGCCTGTAAAAAAGAGAATATTCACACATGTTTAGACACTAATGGCTTTGTTCGTCGTTATGATCCTGTTATTGATGAATTAATGGATGTCACTGATCTGGTGATGTTAGATTTAAAACAAATCAACGATGAAATTCACCAAAAATTAGTCGGTGTCTCTAATCAGCGCACATTGGAATTTGCTCAATATTTGGCAAAACGTAATCAAAAGACATGGGTGCGTTATGTGGTTGTGCCAGGTTGGAGTGATGATGATCATTCCGTTCATCTACTCGGTGAGTTTACTAAAGATATGGATAATATCGAAAAAATTGAATTATTACCCTACCATGAACTCGGCAAACATAAATGGGAAACCATGGGTGAAGAATACAAACTGGATGGTGTTAAACCGCCATCAAAAGAGGTGATGGAACGCGTCAAAAATATTCTTGAAAGCTATGGTCACAAAGTCATGTACTAA
- a CDS encoding DUF2000 domain-containing protein, translating into MIFNPAEHRCAIVVNQDLSNGLAMNAASVIGVSLGNKVNNMVGEDLNSADNINYPGVIYAPLPILKSPEQYIKDIEAAALKEDGLYIIPFSLLAQSCRTYDEYQQKLSEQEYRNIQLAGIGLVGNKKAVTQLIGHLPLFK; encoded by the coding sequence ATGATATTTAATCCAGCAGAGCACCGCTGTGCTATCGTAGTCAATCAGGATTTATCTAACGGGCTTGCTATGAACGCGGCCAGTGTGATTGGTGTGAGCTTAGGAAATAAAGTTAACAATATGGTAGGGGAAGATCTGAATAGTGCGGATAATATCAATTATCCAGGGGTGATTTATGCACCCTTACCGATTTTAAAATCACCAGAGCAATATATTAAAGATATCGAAGCGGCTGCATTAAAGGAAGATGGGCTTTATATCATTCCATTTAGTTTATTGGCACAATCGTGTCGGACTTATGATGAGTATCAGCAAAAGTTATCAGAGCAGGAATATAGAAATATTCAGCTAGCAGGTATTGGGTTGGTGGGAAATAAAAAGGCGGTAACTCAGCTTATTGGCCATTTGCCCTTATTTAAATAA
- a CDS encoding Lrp/AsnC family transcriptional regulator: MAIDKTETKILALLQEDARITNHELAEKVGMSASPCWRRVKKLEEDNVIQGYRAILNRKKIGLGVMVFVRVIIDSDSEAEAQKFEQEVSELENVVACYSIGGDTDFLLQVVSHDLDSYADFAMSVIRRLPGIKEMQSMFVLKEIKPLDAYPISIFE, translated from the coding sequence ATGGCAATTGATAAGACAGAAACAAAAATTCTTGCCCTACTACAAGAAGACGCTCGCATCACCAACCATGAATTAGCAGAAAAAGTGGGCATGTCAGCCTCACCTTGCTGGCGAAGAGTTAAAAAACTTGAAGAGGATAATGTGATCCAAGGTTATCGAGCGATCCTTAACCGTAAAAAGATTGGCTTAGGTGTTATGGTGTTTGTGCGTGTGATTATTGATAGTGATAGCGAAGCTGAAGCGCAAAAATTCGAGCAAGAAGTCAGTGAACTTGAGAATGTTGTTGCCTGTTATAGTATTGGTGGTGATACTGACTTTTTGTTGCAAGTAGTATCCCACGATTTAGATTCTTATGCTGATTTCGCTATGTCCGTCATTCGCAGGTTGCCGGGTATTAAAGAAATGCAAAGTATGTTTGTATTAAAAGAAATTAAGCCACTAGATGCATACCCTATCTCAATTTTCGAATAA
- a CDS encoding BPSS1780 family membrane protein, with translation MNNENFSADNNPAPTINAQTQVDTFVFHAEPRAVDAGEGVSWISQSWALVKEQLGMWILINIVLFALMIVISMIPFLNLLLTFISPIFIAGIIAICENQRKTGKAEIGLLFAGFQQKFGPLFAVGAINFAANLVGVIIAFIIGGSAIFGLALQSNQYGAPSDAALLASSGSFFLVIIVIAVASLVGTALTWFAPALIINHNATVGAAISASLQAVKKNILPGILFFIVLSILVIISAIPLGLGLLVSMPILYVSYYSTYRSLFFSEVK, from the coding sequence ATGAATAATGAAAACTTCAGTGCAGACAACAACCCTGCGCCTACAATTAACGCTCAAACTCAAGTGGACACTTTTGTTTTTCACGCAGAACCCCGCGCCGTTGATGCAGGTGAAGGTGTAAGCTGGATCAGCCAATCTTGGGCTTTAGTTAAAGAACAATTAGGTATGTGGATCCTGATCAATATCGTGCTATTTGCATTAATGATTGTGATTTCAATGATCCCATTCTTAAACCTGCTCTTGACTTTTATTAGTCCTATTTTTATCGCGGGTATTATTGCTATTTGTGAAAACCAACGTAAAACAGGTAAGGCTGAAATTGGATTACTGTTCGCTGGTTTCCAACAAAAATTCGGTCCATTGTTTGCCGTAGGTGCAATTAACTTTGCAGCTAACTTAGTCGGAGTCATCATCGCATTTATTATTGGCGGATCCGCTATCTTTGGATTAGCACTGCAAAGCAACCAATATGGTGCGCCATCTGATGCAGCGCTTCTGGCATCTTCTGGCTCATTTTTCTTAGTCATTATTGTAATAGCAGTCGCTAGTTTAGTCGGCACTGCATTAACCTGGTTTGCCCCTGCACTGATCATAAATCACAATGCAACTGTCGGCGCTGCAATTTCTGCAAGCCTACAAGCCGTTAAGAAAAATATTTTACCTGGTATTCTGTTCTTTATTGTATTAAGTATTCTGGTGATTATTTCTGCAATTCCTTTAGGTTTAGGTCTCTTAGTCTCTATGCCTATTCTGTATGTTAGTTATTACAGCACATACCGCAGCCTGTTTTTCTCAGAAGTGAAATAA
- the serS gene encoding serine--tRNA ligase produces the protein MLDPNLLRTELDAVAEKLARRGFTLDVEKLRELEERRKVLQVETETLQADRNSRSKTIGAAKARGEDIEPLRQEVNQLGEKLDSAKAELDKLQQEIRDIALSIPNIPDDQVPDGRDDSDNVEVARWGEPRQYDFEVRDHVSLGELTGGLDFPAAVKLTGARFVVMKGQIARMHRALAQFMLDLHTEQHGYQELYVPYLVNHDTLYGTGQLPKFGEDLFHTKPLEEEADSSTYALIPTAEVPVTNLVRDEILDEDALPLKMTAHTPCFRSEAGSYGRDTRGLIRMHQFDKVELVQIVHPEKSMDALEELTGHAEKVLQLLNLPYRKVILCTGDIGFGSRKTYDLEVWLPAQNTYREISSCSNMWDFQARRMQARFRGKGDKKTQLVHTLNGSGLAVGRTLVAILENYQLADGRIEVPEVLRPYMKGLEYIG, from the coding sequence ATGCTCGATCCCAATTTACTGCGTACGGAGCTAGACGCGGTTGCTGAAAAACTGGCTCGCAGGGGTTTTACCCTTGATGTGGAAAAGCTGCGTGAATTAGAAGAACGCCGCAAAGTTTTACAAGTTGAAACTGAAACCCTGCAAGCAGACCGCAATTCGCGATCGAAAACCATCGGTGCGGCTAAAGCGCGTGGTGAAGACATTGAGCCATTACGTCAGGAAGTTAACCAATTAGGCGAAAAATTGGACTCTGCAAAGGCAGAGCTAGACAAGCTGCAACAAGAGATCCGTGATATTGCCTTAAGCATCCCGAATATTCCAGATGATCAAGTACCAGATGGTCGAGATGACTCGGATAACGTCGAAGTTGCACGTTGGGGTGAACCTCGCCAGTATGACTTTGAAGTTCGAGATCACGTTAGCCTAGGCGAATTAACTGGCGGTTTGGATTTCCCTGCTGCGGTTAAATTAACGGGTGCTCGCTTTGTTGTTATGAAAGGGCAAATTGCGCGTATGCATCGTGCATTAGCGCAGTTTATGTTGGACTTACATACAGAACAGCATGGCTACCAAGAACTCTATGTTCCGTATTTAGTTAACCATGACACTCTGTATGGTACTGGTCAACTACCTAAATTTGGTGAAGATTTATTCCACACTAAACCGTTGGAAGAAGAAGCAGATAGTAGTACTTATGCATTGATCCCAACGGCTGAAGTCCCTGTCACTAACTTGGTTCGTGATGAAATTTTAGATGAAGATGCTCTTCCTCTAAAAATGACCGCTCACACACCATGCTTCCGTTCAGAAGCGGGTTCTTATGGTCGTGATACACGGGGCCTTATCCGTATGCACCAGTTTGACAAAGTCGAGTTAGTGCAAATTGTTCATCCAGAAAAATCCATGGATGCACTGGAAGAGTTGACAGGTCATGCTGAAAAGGTTTTACAGCTGCTTAACTTGCCATATCGTAAAGTGATTTTATGCACAGGTGATATCGGTTTCGGTTCACGTAAAACTTACGATTTAGAAGTGTGGTTGCCTGCACAAAATACATACCGTGAAATCTCTTCTTGTTCAAACATGTGGGATTTCCAAGCGCGTCGTATGCAGGCACGTTTCCGTGGTAAGGGTGATAAGAAAACTCAACTCGTTCATACATTGAATGGTTCAGGCTTAGCGGTGGGTCGTACGTTGGTTGCTATCTTAGAAAACTACCAATTAGCAGATGGTCGCATTGAAGTTCCTGAAGTATTACGTCCATACATGAAAGGGTTAGAATACATCGGCTAA
- a CDS encoding replication-associated recombination protein A has translation MGNLSLDFSQNEFQPLAARMRPETLEQYIGQRHLLADGKPLPRAIKAGHLHSMILWGPPGTGKTTLAEIIGHYAQADIERISAVTSGIKEIRESIEKARQNRSAGRRTILFVDEVHRFNKSQQDAFLPHIEDGTITFIGATTENPSFELNSALLSRARVYLLKSLEEDDIEQVLLQALADTSRGLGGQNIILPDSTRKMIAQLVNGDARRSLNLLEMMADMAEANSQGQRILTAELLKEVSGERTARFDNKGDRFYDLISALHKSVRGSAPDAALYWYARIITAGGDPLYVARRLLAIASEDVGNADPRAMQVAVSAWDCFTRVGPAEGERAIAQAIVYLACAPKSNAVYTAYKAAIKDAQMQPDYDVPDHLRNAPTKLLKEMGAGSEYRYAHDEPNAYAAGENYFPEPMRTTRYYYPTKRGLESKFAEKLDWLAQQDQISTTKRYR, from the coding sequence GTGGGTAACCTGTCTCTCGACTTTTCGCAGAATGAATTTCAGCCTTTAGCAGCCCGTATGCGGCCTGAAACCCTTGAGCAATATATTGGTCAACGGCATTTGCTAGCGGACGGAAAACCATTGCCGCGAGCTATCAAAGCGGGGCATCTGCATTCCATGATTTTATGGGGGCCGCCGGGCACAGGGAAAACGACATTAGCAGAAATTATTGGTCATTATGCTCAAGCGGATATTGAACGCATTTCTGCGGTAACCTCAGGTATCAAAGAAATCCGTGAGTCCATCGAAAAAGCCCGTCAAAACCGCAGTGCAGGGCGTAGAACAATCCTGTTTGTGGATGAAGTTCATCGCTTTAATAAAAGCCAGCAAGATGCCTTTTTACCGCATATTGAAGATGGCACAATCACATTTATTGGCGCAACCACGGAAAACCCGTCATTTGAATTAAATTCAGCACTGTTATCCCGTGCCAGAGTCTATTTGCTTAAATCCTTGGAAGAGGATGATATTGAGCAAGTACTATTACAAGCACTGGCGGATACTTCTCGTGGACTTGGTGGGCAAAATATTATCTTGCCAGATAGTACTCGCAAAATGATAGCGCAACTTGTCAACGGGGATGCAAGGCGCTCGCTAAATTTACTTGAAATGATGGCAGATATGGCCGAAGCAAACAGCCAAGGTCAGCGCATTTTAACCGCTGAGTTACTTAAAGAAGTGAGTGGCGAACGTACGGCACGGTTTGATAATAAAGGTGATCGTTTTTACGATTTGATTTCCGCATTGCATAAGTCAGTTCGAGGATCGGCACCCGATGCAGCACTGTATTGGTATGCGAGGATCATCACCGCAGGTGGCGATCCATTATATGTTGCTCGTCGTTTATTAGCCATTGCTTCTGAAGATGTGGGAAATGCGGACCCTCGTGCAATGCAAGTGGCCGTTTCGGCATGGGACTGTTTTACGCGAGTAGGACCTGCGGAGGGAGAACGCGCTATTGCTCAAGCAATTGTTTATTTGGCCTGTGCGCCTAAAAGTAATGCAGTTTATACTGCATACAAAGCTGCGATTAAAGACGCACAAATGCAGCCTGATTATGATGTCCCTGACCACTTACGTAATGCACCAACAAAACTGCTAAAAGAAATGGGGGCCGGTAGTGAATACCGCTACGCCCATGATGAACCCAATGCCTACGCAGCGGGTGAGAACTATTTTCCTGAACCTATGCGAACAACACGTTATTATTACCCAACAAAACGTGGTTTAGAAAGTAAGTTTGCTGAAAAATTAGACTGGTTAGCCCAGCAGGATCAAATTAGTACCACAAAACGCTACCGCTAA
- the lolA gene encoding outer membrane lipoprotein chaperone LolA, whose amino-acid sequence MKKMMLLGALAFSLHMGQVVADASQDLQERLNKVNSFQASFSQKVTSPEGDLVQEGVGDLWLERPNLFNWNMTSPDESVLVSDGKNLWFYNPFVEQVTVTNLADATQDTPFLLITRNDPKDWKQYSIVQQGNTFDLKPKQTNGTLKKFSITVSPEGTIEKFSAVEQDGQTSAYQLKQQKNGRVDASKFKFTVPKGVTLDDQRSTTK is encoded by the coding sequence ATGAAAAAAATGATGTTGTTAGGTGCATTAGCCTTTAGTTTACATATGGGCCAAGTAGTGGCAGATGCGAGTCAAGACCTTCAGGAACGCCTGAACAAGGTCAATAGCTTTCAAGCCAGTTTTTCACAAAAAGTGACGAGTCCTGAAGGGGATCTTGTTCAAGAAGGGGTTGGGGATTTGTGGTTAGAGCGCCCTAACTTGTTTAACTGGAACATGACTTCACCTGATGAAAGCGTGTTGGTGTCTGATGGTAAAAATTTGTGGTTTTATAATCCATTTGTTGAGCAAGTGACTGTCACCAATTTAGCCGATGCGACACAAGATACTCCCTTTTTGTTAATTACACGTAATGATCCGAAAGACTGGAAACAATATTCGATCGTACAGCAAGGAAATACCTTTGATCTTAAACCTAAACAAACCAATGGTACGTTGAAAAAATTCTCAATTACGGTTTCACCAGAAGGCACGATTGAGAAATTTTCCGCTGTGGAGCAAGATGGGCAAACCAGCGCTTATCAATTAAAACAGCAAAAAAATGGTCGTGTCGATGCCAGTAAGTTTAAGTTTACAGTGCCAAAAGGTGTGACGTTGGACGATCAACGTTCTACGACAAAATAG
- a CDS encoding DNA translocase FtsK 4TM domain-containing protein — protein MSHEYTEDKYIKFKKLSSGRRLLEVILLAICLIAVFLMVALLSFSPSDPSWSQTTWNAPVKNLGGSVGAWSADILFSAFGILAFAIPPLLLLGCWAIYHYESQRRYIDFFSLSLRLIGGLALILSSCGLAALNFDDLPNFASGGVIGSVFSNAIMPWFNSLGATLALLFLWAISFTLFTGWSWLTIAEKIGAAILLPITLLTNRARGDDINDYDVEETEDALQRAQEAEHLANDNQQHFDADDVLFSAPTVVELVTGNTPQGDVVETQSSMAQAQATTVPETSSETAQEILPSFSAVDEPKTYHFEVPDDYQPQFGEHVEKQAEPDVPHSNHASATPSAFSSADNAQPQHQENQAFIEDVNTPSMPVAPAPQNTLSPQVPPALFTPASPIADIPANSSVSDRVADKAALAAAGISIAALERHAQVKQNMEPELPRPNPVRIPTRRELYGIRIPSQRDAELQRRQEEALKREEIYQQWSTTEVEDEQNSDDVEQNALLRAQFLEQQRERYGEVDNTDDEPLIPEENSVNLAENQQVEHKEQPSAHSWTQPTIEHRWASSSDLSVNTHKFAESEVPAIVPSDSSVSPVDDEQDSFEPKIDLRREFSVLDSFSPVDDLIDETPADPLFMPSFTAVEPTVTPQNNPHSELGNKEFATHTLAQPQQPQQPQQPQQPQQPQQPQQPQQPQQPQQPQQPQQPQQPQQPQQPQQPQQPQQPQQPQQPQQPQQPQQPQQDSLFHPFLVRNDQPLPKPTTPMPSLDLLASPPAQEEPVDMFKLEQTARLIEARLNDYRVKAEVVGFSPGPVITRFELDLAPGVKAARISTLSRDLARSLSTVAVRVVEVIPGKPYVGLELPNEKRQTVYLSEVLDCDDFRKNPSPLTIVLGKDIEGDPVVADLAKMPHLLVAGTTGSGKSVGVNAMILSILYKAKPEDVRFIMIDPKMLELSIYEGIPHLLTEVVTDMKDAANALRWCVNEMERRYKLMSALGVRNLAGYNDKIKAAAEMQRPIPDPFWKPGDSMETEHPMLKKEPYIVVMVDEFADLMMTAGKKVEELIARLAQKARAAGIHLVLATQRPSVDIITGLIKANIPTRIAFTVSSKIDSRTILDQGGAESLLGMGDMLYLPPNSSIPMRVHGAFVRDQEVHAVVNDWKARGKPQYIDNITTCSDDSEGGGYEGGGEELDPLFDQAVEFVIDKQRVSISGVQRQFRIGYNRAARIVEQMELQGIVSEQGHNGNREVLAPPSMGH, from the coding sequence ATGAGCCACGAATACACAGAAGATAAATACATTAAGTTTAAAAAACTCAGTAGCGGAAGACGGCTGCTCGAGGTAATTTTGCTCGCGATTTGCCTAATCGCAGTCTTTCTTATGGTTGCGTTATTAAGCTTTAGCCCTTCGGACCCGAGTTGGTCACAAACCACGTGGAATGCCCCTGTAAAAAATTTAGGCGGCAGTGTAGGGGCATGGAGTGCTGATATTCTGTTTTCAGCTTTTGGTATTCTTGCCTTTGCTATTCCTCCTCTGTTACTACTGGGGTGCTGGGCTATCTATCATTATGAAAGCCAGCGCCGTTATATTGACTTCTTCTCGCTTTCTTTACGCCTTATTGGCGGTTTAGCACTGATCCTTTCATCTTGCGGTTTAGCCGCGCTAAATTTTGATGATTTACCCAATTTTGCCTCAGGTGGTGTGATAGGTAGTGTGTTTAGTAATGCCATTATGCCGTGGTTCAACTCCTTAGGTGCTACACTGGCGCTCTTGTTCTTATGGGCAATTAGTTTCACCTTATTTACCGGGTGGTCATGGTTGACCATTGCGGAAAAAATCGGTGCGGCCATTCTTCTTCCTATTACACTATTAACAAATCGCGCCAGAGGCGACGATATCAACGATTATGATGTCGAGGAAACGGAAGATGCATTACAGCGTGCGCAAGAAGCGGAACACTTAGCGAATGATAATCAGCAGCACTTTGATGCAGATGATGTGCTGTTTTCAGCGCCAACTGTAGTTGAACTTGTTACAGGTAATACACCTCAAGGGGATGTGGTTGAAACGCAAAGTTCTATGGCTCAAGCACAAGCCACAACTGTGCCAGAAACCTCCTCGGAGACAGCGCAAGAAATATTGCCATCTTTCTCTGCGGTTGATGAACCCAAAACTTACCACTTTGAAGTTCCTGATGATTACCAGCCACAATTTGGTGAGCACGTTGAAAAGCAAGCAGAGCCTGATGTTCCTCATTCGAATCATGCCTCTGCCACCCCATCGGCGTTTAGTTCTGCCGATAACGCTCAGCCGCAACATCAAGAAAATCAGGCATTTATTGAAGACGTTAATACACCGTCAATGCCAGTAGCACCTGCGCCACAAAATACGCTTTCACCTCAGGTTCCTCCTGCGTTATTTACGCCTGCATCACCCATTGCGGATATTCCTGCTAATTCTTCTGTTAGCGACCGAGTTGCCGATAAAGCTGCGTTAGCCGCAGCAGGTATTTCTATTGCAGCGCTTGAGCGTCATGCGCAGGTTAAACAGAATATGGAGCCAGAGCTGCCAAGGCCAAACCCAGTTCGTATACCAACGCGCCGTGAATTGTATGGTATTCGAATTCCATCCCAGCGAGATGCAGAGTTGCAACGTCGCCAAGAAGAGGCATTAAAGCGTGAAGAAATCTATCAGCAGTGGTCTACAACTGAAGTAGAAGACGAGCAAAATAGTGACGATGTCGAACAAAATGCGTTATTACGTGCTCAGTTCCTAGAACAGCAACGTGAGCGCTATGGGGAAGTGGATAACACTGATGATGAACCACTTATCCCTGAGGAAAACTCAGTTAATTTAGCAGAAAATCAGCAGGTTGAGCACAAAGAACAACCATCAGCTCATTCATGGACTCAACCTACTATAGAGCATCGTTGGGCTTCTTCTTCTGATTTATCGGTGAATACACATAAATTCGCGGAATCAGAAGTTCCTGCTATCGTGCCGAGTGATTCTTCCGTGAGTCCAGTTGATGATGAGCAAGACAGCTTTGAGCCGAAGATTGACTTACGAAGAGAATTTTCAGTATTGGATAGTTTTTCTCCAGTGGATGATTTAATTGATGAAACACCCGCTGATCCACTTTTTATGCCTTCATTTACTGCGGTTGAGCCAACAGTTACGCCACAAAATAATCCGCATTCAGAGCTTGGCAATAAGGAATTCGCCACACACACTTTGGCGCAGCCACAGCAGCCACAGCAGCCACAGCAGCCACAGCAGCCACAGCAGCCACAGCAGCCACAGCAGCCACAGCAGCCACAGCAGCCACAGCAGCCACAGCAGCCACAGCAGCCACAGCAGCCACAGCAGCCACAGCAGCCACAGCAGCCACAGCAGCCACAGCAGCCACAGCAGCCACAGCAGCCACAGCAGCCACAGCAGCCACAGCAGCCACAGCAAGATAGCTTATTCCACCCGTTCTTGGTGCGTAATGACCAACCATTACCAAAACCGACAACGCCAATGCCTTCCCTTGATCTATTGGCAAGCCCACCGGCGCAAGAAGAGCCAGTAGATATGTTTAAACTGGAGCAAACAGCAAGGCTGATCGAAGCTCGGTTAAATGATTACCGTGTGAAAGCAGAAGTTGTTGGCTTCTCTCCCGGTCCGGTTATCACTCGTTTTGAGCTTGATTTAGCACCGGGCGTCAAAGCTGCACGTATTTCGACATTATCCCGAGACCTTGCACGTTCATTATCAACAGTTGCGGTGCGTGTCGTCGAGGTGATACCGGGTAAACCGTATGTTGGATTGGAGTTGCCAAATGAAAAACGCCAAACCGTTTATCTAAGCGAAGTGTTAGACTGCGATGATTTCAGAAAAAATCCATCGCCATTGACCATTGTGCTTGGTAAAGACATTGAAGGCGACCCTGTTGTTGCTGACCTAGCTAAAATGCCACACTTATTGGTAGCAGGTACAACAGGCTCAGGTAAGTCTGTGGGGGTCAATGCGATGATCCTCAGTATCTTATACAAAGCGAAGCCTGAAGACGTGCGCTTTATTATGATCGACCCGAAAATGTTGGAACTTTCTATTTATGAAGGGATCCCGCACTTATTGACGGAAGTTGTTACCGACATGAAAGACGCTGCGAATGCGCTGCGTTGGTGTGTTAATGAGATGGAACGCCGTTATAAGTTGATGTCTGCATTGGGTGTTCGTAACTTAGCAGGTTATAACGATAAAATTAAAGCAGCGGCAGAGATGCAGCGACCGATCCCTGATCCATTCTGGAAACCGGGTGATAGCATGGAAACAGAGCATCCAATGCTGAAAAAAGAGCCTTATATCGTTGTGATGGTGGATGAATTTGCAGACTTAATGATGACAGCAGGGAAGAAAGTGGAGGAGTTAATCGCAAGGTTAGCGCAAAAAGCGCGTGCTGCGGGTATTCACTTAGTGCTTGCGACTCAGCGTCCGTCAGTCGATATCATTACTGGGTTAATTAAAGCAAACATTCCAACTCGAATTGCCTTTACGGTATCAAGCAAAATTGACTCACGCACCATTCTCGACCAAGGCGGCGCAGAGTCGCTACTGGGGATGGGGGACATGCTTTATTTACCGCCTAACTCATCAATTCCAATGCGTGTACACGGTGCTTTTGTTCGTGACCAAGAAGTCCATGCGGTAGTGAATGATTGGAAAGCACGTGGTAAACCGCAATATATTGATAATATCACAACATGCAGTGATGACAGCGAAGGTGGTGGTTATGAGGGTGGTGGTGAAGAACTTGACCCATTATTCGACCAAGCTGTTGAATTTGTGATTGATAAACAAAGAGTTTCTATTTCCGGGGTTCAGCGTCAGTTCCGCATCGGGTATAACCGCGCTGCGCGAATTGTCGAGCAGATGGAACTCCAAGGCATTGTCAGCGAGCAAGGTCACAATGGAAACCGAGAAGTGCTTGCGCCGCCATCGATGGGGCACTAA
- the lrp gene encoding leucine-responsive transcriptional regulator Lrp, giving the protein MIDNKKRPGKDLDRIDRNILNELQKDGRISNVELSKRVGLSPTPCLERVRRLERQGFISGYTALLNPHYLDASLLVFVEITLNRGAPDVFEQFNTAVQKLEEIQECHLVSGDFDYLLKTRVPDMSAYRKLLGETLLRLPGVNDTRTYVVMEEVKQSNRLVIKTR; this is encoded by the coding sequence ATGATTGACAATAAAAAGCGTCCTGGCAAAGACCTTGACCGTATCGACAGGAATATATTAAACGAACTACAGAAAGACGGGCGTATTTCCAACGTAGAATTATCCAAGCGTGTTGGTTTATCTCCAACGCCTTGTTTAGAGCGTGTTCGTCGTCTTGAAAGACAAGGTTTTATTTCGGGCTATACCGCCTTACTGAACCCACATTACTTAGATGCGTCCTTGTTAGTGTTTGTTGAAATCACACTGAACCGTGGTGCGCCAGATGTGTTCGAACAGTTTAATACAGCAGTGCAAAAACTAGAAGAAATTCAAGAGTGTCACTTGGTTTCTGGTGATTTTGACTACTTGTTGAAAACGCGTGTGCCAGATATGTCCGCATATCGTAAGCTGCTAGGTGAGACGCTGTTACGTTTACCAGGTGTAAACGACACTCGTACCTACGTAGTTATGGAAGAAGTTAAACAAAGTAACCGCTTAGTGATTAAAACTCGCTAA